The Gemmatimonadota bacterium sequence TCGCGTCACCGAAATCCTGGGCAAAAGCGATGTCCTCTTCTCATTCTCAGCCATTTATATCCTCCGAATGGTCTCCCATCTCTCACCTCTCACCTATATAGACACACCCCAGAACCATCCGGTTTTCTTTTGGGCAAAAAAAAATCCGCAAAGCGGATTTATAAAAGTCACAACTGATTTTTAATGTCCTATACCTCACCCTACGGCGTTCCTCTTCGCCCACCGCCATCCATATAAATCGAACTGCCAAACACATAAGAACACGCCTCAGACGCCAAAAAAGCAACGACACTGGCGATCTCTTCAGGCTCGGCCATGCGCCCGGCGGGCAACTCTGCGCCCAGATCTTTGAGCACCGCCTCGACATCTCGTCCCTCGCAGTCTGCCCGCGCCTTCTGCTGCGAACGCGCGCGAGGCGTATTGGTCAACCCCGGACAAACCGCATTTACCAGAATACCATCGCCAGACACCGCATCGGACAGCGCACGCGTCATATTCAAAATAACCGCATTTGCCGCCCCCGTCGGAATATTGCCCCGCGTGGGACTCGTACCCGCGCCACCCGCGACATTGACAATGCGCCCCCATCCACTTTCCCGCATCAGCGGAATCACCAGTTGCGCCATCCGCAAAT is a genomic window containing:
- a CDS encoding SDR family oxidoreductase; amino-acid sequence: MDLGLRGKRAVVTGGSQGIGRCCALALAREGARVCIAARTRETLDAVVAEIDAAGGEGHAVAVDLMRGENCEVVVNEAIDAFGGVDVLVNNVGAARNADILDLDVAQISEALALKSYSYLRMAQLVIPLMRESGWGRIVNVAGGAGTSPTRGNIPTGAANAVILNMTRALSDAVSGDGILVNAVCPGLTNTPRARSQQKARADCEGRDVEAVLKDLGAELPAGRMAEPEEIASVVAFLASEACSYVFGSSIYMDGGGRRGTP